The region CGCCGACGATAGCACACTGGCGGCCATCCAGCCGGCCGTGCCACCGCCCACGATACACAGTGAATTCAGGCTGTTCTGCATAAGCACGAAAAAGGCGCTCCGCACAGCGGCGACGCGCCTTCCCTATTACCTCCAGTCAGTCACCGGTCAGAATACCGCGCGTACGCTCAGTGCGTATCGGCGGTCGGTGGTGAAGCTCAACGCGTCAGTTCGGTCACCGGCCTGGTTCAGCTGATACTGGGTTTTGGTCTCTTCATCCAGCAGGTTGCTGGCTTCCAGACCGACACTCCAGATATCGCTGATGTCATAGTACAGGCTGGCATCCATCATGCCTTGCGCTTTGGCGTACGTCGGTACGAACTCCTCGGATTCCCGCATCGTCAACAGATACTCCGAGCGCCAGGTGTAGGCCAGGCGGAACCGGATATCCTCGTACTCATACATACCGACGATATTGGCATTCTGATCCGAGTAGCCCACCAGCGGCAGACCGGTGAACCGACGGAAGGAGTTGCGGTTGTCGGTAATCGGTGTGCCATCACCACTATAGCGTATTCCCTCGGATGGATTGCTGTTGGGGTCTTCCAGGCCATCCTGATCGATATAGGTGAAGTTCAACTGCATACCCAGGCCGCTCCAGGCTCCCGGTAACATATCGTAGAACTGGGAGTATGAAAATTCGACCCCGCGGATCGTGCCGGATCCGGTGTTGGCCGGACCGTCGGCGGACACCGGATAGGTATAACCCGCGTGCTCAACCTCGGTGTCAAACTGGCGGTTGCGGATGATGTTATCCAGGTCCTTGTGGAACAGACCAACCGTCAGAGAACCCACCGGGGCAAAGTACCACTCGGCACTCAAGTCCAGGTTAATGGACTCTTCCGGTTCCAGGTAGGGATTGCGCGCATTGGCGCTGATCTCGATATCCGTCAGATCGACTACCGGGTTGGTCTCTTCGTCTTTCCCCTCGCTCGGATCCTGCAGTACCTCGGTGTAATCCAGACTCACCACCATGCTGTTGCGGGCGTCGGTCAGGGTTGGGTAATACAGTCCCTTGGAGGCGCCAAAGCGCAATACCACATCTTCGGTGAGGCCGAAGCTCAGGTTCAGGCTGGGCAGAACGGTGTCGTAGTCGGTGCCCTGAACGGTACTGAGCATGGAGTCTCCGGAGGCGAGTGCGAAGATTTCCGGATAGTCGTCTCTCATCACCTGATACAGTGATTCATCTTCGCTGGTACCGCGCCGAGCGGTGGGCGGCAGAGTCACATTGCCCGTAGACGCCAGTTGATAGTTCACATAACGCAGACCGACATTACCGGTCAGAGGAACCGCCCAATCGTCAAACTCGAAGTTCCCGCGAACATAGAATTCACTGCGCTCTTCGTTGGTCGAGCTGATATGACGCGGCGCGAAGTGGCTGTACAGACGATCGTCCAGGTCTTCATAGGGTAGGGCACACTCGCCGCTGCCGTCCATGGCGTTACCCAGTGCACTCCAGGAGCCACAACCGTCGCGCAGGGTCTGAATATAATTTTCGGACAGATCCATTCGGGGAAACAGGAAGCTGTTGTTCGGCCCCTGCACTACTTTTCCGTCGTACTGATCGGCAAAGCTGACCCGCTCAAACAGCTCCGGCGCCACTTGCGGCGAAGCGTTGTAGGAGCCTTCAGCGGACCAGGGCGTACCCAGCGCCTGCCAACCCTCATACTCGGTATCGGCAATGGCCAGGTCTTTTTCCGAGTAGTAGGCACCCGCTTGGATGGAGGTGAAAGCGCCGTCGAAATCGTACTGGAAATCCACCTGGAAGCTGTCCGATTCGGCGCTGGCATCCACTTCCTGCTGCATGCCATTGCTCAGCCGCAGTATCGGGTTGGTGTAGGTGCCGTCCACCGGCCCATCAACTTCGGGCGGGTTGGAGGTGTTCGAGTTCAGATACTCAAAGGTCGGCGTATCGCCTCGCAAGTCCATAAAAAAGGGCGCGTGCTCAAAGGTCTGGTTGCCGTTGATGCGCGAGGTCAGGTTGTAGTTGTGGACCACCTGCGTCGACTCCACCCGCTGATAGTCCAGCGACAGGGTCATGCGATCAGAGGGGTTCAACTGCACATTGAGCGAGGTGTCTTCCACCGTATTTTCGTTGTAGTTGTAGCGCGAGCGGAATTGCAACGGCATTTCCGGATGGTTGGCACGGCCTACGCCCGAGGTCAGAAAGCCATCCCCATCGTAATCGGTCTGGTTATTGACGGTCAGCGGCCGGCCCTCATCGCGCTCATCAAACCACTGAATGGTATTGGGCACATACGGCAGGAAGCCGCGGTCCCCCGACGCAATCACTCGCTCGCGCCACTCCAGAGAGGCTTTGGAGTTGATGTGTTCCAGTGTAGCCACGATGGTTTCATCGGTATTGGCCCACTGCAATGAGGTGGTAAAGCCCGTGCGCTCACGGTCATTTTCCGCGGTGCTGATGTGGTAGTTGGCCGGCGCATACCAGGTGACCCCGTCGGGCTGACCTTCCAGCGCCTCGCCCTCGTAGGGCGGCACAAAGGCGGCGGCATCTTCGGCATCGTATTGGACGGTGTCTTCAAAACCCAGGGCATCACAGGCACGCCAATCAGAGGCGCCCGGAATACAGGGGTTGGAATACTGGCCTTCAATCACCCCGGGAGTAGCGGTGCCCCACTCGTCATAGGAGAAGGTGTCCAACACACCACGGCTGTGGTAATTCCCCAGGCCAACGCCATCGCCGCGGGTTTGGTATTCAGACTGGGAGCCCGCGATCAGAAAGCCGAACCGACCCGCACTGGTTTCCCAGTTGTCGGAGAACAGGGCCGAGAAGGACGGCGTCACCTCCTCCCGGTAGTCCCCATAGTGGCCCTTCGCATTCAGGGAGACGAGCCGTCCTTCAGAATCAAAGGGTTTGCGGGTGATCAGATTGACCGTCCCGGCAATGCCGCCGGAAATCAAATCGGCGGTCTGGTTCTTGACCACTTCCACGGATCCCAGCAGCTCCGCCGGGAAATCCTCATAACTCAAGCCACCCCAAGGGTTCGCGCTGAAGGCGTCACGGCCGTTGATTTCACTGCGCACCCGATCCAGGCCCCGCACCAGCACGCCCGTGCCTTCGTCGGCGTAGTGCTTGGGATCATCGGAGGAGGCAAAACGCTCAATGGTAACCCCCGGCACCCGCTGCAGCGCTTCGGTCACGCTACGATCCGGGAGCGCGCCAATGTCCGACGCGGTAATGACGTCCTTGAAGGTATCCGCATTGCGCTTGATGTCCTGGGAGGTTTCGATACTGGAGCGCATTCCGCGCACCACGATTTCCTCCAGTAGCGCCTCGTCCCCCTGCGCCACGGCGGGTTGGGTAGTCGCCACGGCGGCACTGCAGACCACCAGGCTGAGCAGCTTTTTATTGAACACGGTTGGCATGGTTGTGTATCCCCTATTGGCGTGTGTCATGCATTTTTTATGTTTGGCGGAGTATCACCTCCTGGATGTCCTTCCCCAGCAACGCCACCTGCGCTCCGTCCCGGAGCCGCCGGGCACTGGACCCATCCAGTGCCCGGCAGTGTGATGAACATAACAATCGTGAAATAAAATATCAATAACTATTTATTTTTATGAAAACAACTTTCACGGCCCTCGGCGCCAATTGCCCGGACAAACAAGCGAAGCCTCTGCTTTTTCCCGTATTTGCTCATAAAAACGTCAATTCGATATTGCCAATTCGTCTAAATCATCGTCGGAAATCCAGTGGTTGACCTGCATCAATGCACGCTCCGGAATATGTGCTACCC is a window of Marinimicrobium sp. C6131 DNA encoding:
- a CDS encoding TonB-dependent receptor gives rise to the protein MPTVFNKKLLSLVVCSAAVATTQPAVAQGDEALLEEIVVRGMRSSIETSQDIKRNADTFKDVITASDIGALPDRSVTEALQRVPGVTIERFASSDDPKHYADEGTGVLVRGLDRVRSEINGRDAFSANPWGGLSYEDFPAELLGSVEVVKNQTADLISGGIAGTVNLITRKPFDSEGRLVSLNAKGHYGDYREEVTPSFSALFSDNWETSAGRFGFLIAGSQSEYQTRGDGVGLGNYHSRGVLDTFSYDEWGTATPGVIEGQYSNPCIPGASDWRACDALGFEDTVQYDAEDAAAFVPPYEGEALEGQPDGVTWYAPANYHISTAENDRERTGFTTSLQWANTDETIVATLEHINSKASLEWRERVIASGDRGFLPYVPNTIQWFDERDEGRPLTVNNQTDYDGDGFLTSGVGRANHPEMPLQFRSRYNYNENTVEDTSLNVQLNPSDRMTLSLDYQRVESTQVVHNYNLTSRINGNQTFEHAPFFMDLRGDTPTFEYLNSNTSNPPEVDGPVDGTYTNPILRLSNGMQQEVDASAESDSFQVDFQYDFDGAFTSIQAGAYYSEKDLAIADTEYEGWQALGTPWSAEGSYNASPQVAPELFERVSFADQYDGKVVQGPNNSFLFPRMDLSENYIQTLRDGCGSWSALGNAMDGSGECALPYEDLDDRLYSHFAPRHISSTNEERSEFYVRGNFEFDDWAVPLTGNVGLRYVNYQLASTGNVTLPPTARRGTSEDESLYQVMRDDYPEIFALASGDSMLSTVQGTDYDTVLPSLNLSFGLTEDVVLRFGASKGLYYPTLTDARNSMVVSLDYTEVLQDPSEGKDEETNPVVDLTDIEISANARNPYLEPEESINLDLSAEWYFAPVGSLTVGLFHKDLDNIIRNRQFDTEVEHAGYTYPVSADGPANTGSGTIRGVEFSYSQFYDMLPGAWSGLGMQLNFTYIDQDGLEDPNSNPSEGIRYSGDGTPITDNRNSFRRFTGLPLVGYSDQNANIVGMYEYEDIRFRLAYTWRSEYLLTMRESEEFVPTYAKAQGMMDASLYYDISDIWSVGLEASNLLDEETKTQYQLNQAGDRTDALSFTTDRRYALSVRAVF